In one Agathobacter rectalis ATCC 33656 genomic region, the following are encoded:
- the gltB gene encoding glutamate synthase large subunit — protein sequence MSKQWNESTATAKGLYDPRYEHDNCGIGAVVNIKGIKTHETVENALKIVENLKHRAGKDADGKTGDGVGILLQISHKFFKKVTKPLGIELGDERDYGVGMFFFPNDEFKTIQAKKMLEVIVEKEGLEFLGWREVPTEPDKLSKKARDCMPCIMQCFVKRPEDVERGLEFDRKLYVARRVFEQSNDNTYVVSFSSRTIVYKGMFLVEQLRQFFMDLQDPDYESAIATVHSRFSTNTNPSWERSHPNRFIVHNGEINTILGNSDKMSAREENMESPKLKKEFQKVLPVINAAGSDSAMLDNALEFLVMSGMELPLAVMIMIPEPWANNSIMTQKKKDFYQYYATMMEPWDGPASIVFSDGDLVGAVLDRNGLRPSRYYVTDDDYLILSSEVGVLEIDPTKIVKKDRLRPGKMLLVDTVAGKIIDDDELKERYADKQPYGEWIDRYMVNLKDLKIPNQRVPEYTKEERQRMQRAFGYTYESLKDSILPMAKNGVEGTAAMGTDTPLAALSGNREPLFNYFKQRFAQVTNPPIDSIREEVVTSTTLYIGEAGNVLEEKPENCRVLKINNPILTNTDLMKIKNLKADGFKVEVLPIIYYKNTSLEKAVDRLYIEADRAYRDGANIIILSDRGVDENHVAIPSLLAVAALQQYLVKTKKRTSLSLILESGEPREVHHFATLLGFGASAINPYLAQDTVKQLVDEHMLDKDYYAAIDDYNHAIITGIVKIAAKMGISTIQSYQGSKIFEAIGIDKSVIDKYFTNTVSRIGGITLQDIENDVNELHSAAYDPLGLETDVTLDSKGRHKMRSGADDHLYNPATIHLLQQSTQRGDYNLFKQYTALVDEEEKNTNIRGLMDFNYPKKGVKLEEVESVDSIVTRFKTGAMSYGSISKEAHETLAIAMNYLHGKSNTGEGGEDKDRLTIGKDGKNRCSAIKQVASGRFGVTSRYLTSAQEIQIKMAQGAKPGEGGHLPGKKVYPWIAKTRLSTPGVALISPPPHHDIYSIEDLEQLIFDLKNANRDARISVKLVSEAGVGTVAAGVAKAGAQVVLISGYDGGTGAAPSSSIHNAGLPWELGLAETHQTLLMNGLRNKVRIETDGKLMSGRDVAIAACLGAEEFGFATAPLVTMGCVMMRVCNLDTCPAGIATQNPELRKRFAGKPEYVENFMRFIAEELREYMAKLGVKTVDELVGRGDLLKKRDNLSERQSKIDLDCILNNPFDGKKQSVIFDPKQVYDFELSKTKDMTEIMTQLKSALESGQKRAIEIEVTNTNRSLGTIFGSEITKKYDDTLDEDTFVIKCNGAGGQSFGAFIPKGLTLELVGDSNDYFGKGLSGGKLIVYPPAGVKFEKDDNIIIGNVALYGATSGKAFINGVAGERFCVRNSGATAVVEGVGDHGCEYMTGGRVVILGKTGKNFAAGMSGGIAYVLDEDNDLYMRTNKQMVFTEEVSNKYDVLELKEMIKEHVTLTNSEKGKEILDHFSEYLPKFKKVIPYDYNRMQMAIVQMEEKGLNAEQAQIEAFYASTRG from the coding sequence ATGAGTAAACAATGGAATGAAAGCACAGCCACAGCTAAGGGATTATATGATCCTCGCTACGAGCATGATAACTGTGGAATTGGTGCAGTAGTAAATATCAAAGGTATCAAAACACATGAGACAGTCGAGAATGCTTTAAAGATTGTTGAGAACTTAAAGCACAGAGCCGGAAAAGACGCTGATGGTAAGACCGGAGACGGTGTAGGAATCCTGCTTCAGATTTCTCATAAGTTTTTTAAGAAGGTTACAAAGCCACTTGGAATAGAGCTTGGAGACGAGAGAGATTACGGTGTGGGAATGTTTTTCTTCCCTAATGATGAGTTCAAGACTATTCAGGCAAAGAAGATGCTTGAGGTTATCGTGGAGAAGGAAGGCCTTGAATTTCTCGGATGGAGAGAAGTGCCTACAGAGCCTGATAAGCTTTCTAAAAAAGCCAGAGACTGTATGCCATGCATCATGCAGTGCTTTGTAAAGAGACCTGAGGATGTTGAGAGAGGACTTGAGTTTGACAGAAAGCTTTATGTTGCAAGACGTGTTTTCGAGCAGTCAAACGACAATACATATGTGGTTTCCTTCTCAAGCAGAACAATAGTATATAAGGGAATGTTCCTTGTAGAGCAGCTCAGACAGTTCTTCATGGATTTACAGGATCCTGATTATGAGTCAGCAATCGCCACAGTACATTCAAGATTCTCTACAAATACAAACCCAAGCTGGGAGAGATCTCATCCAAACAGATTTATCGTACACAATGGTGAGATTAACACTATTCTTGGAAACTCTGACAAGATGTCAGCCCGTGAGGAGAACATGGAGTCTCCAAAGCTTAAAAAAGAGTTCCAGAAGGTTTTGCCTGTTATCAATGCGGCAGGATCTGACTCAGCAATGCTTGATAATGCGCTTGAATTCCTGGTAATGAGTGGTATGGAGCTTCCACTTGCCGTTATGATAATGATTCCTGAGCCATGGGCAAACAATTCAATCATGACTCAGAAGAAGAAGGATTTCTACCAGTATTACGCTACAATGATGGAGCCATGGGATGGTCCGGCTTCAATCGTATTTTCAGATGGTGATTTAGTCGGAGCAGTGCTTGACAGAAACGGACTTCGTCCATCACGTTACTATGTGACAGATGATGATTATCTTATCCTTTCATCTGAGGTCGGAGTGCTTGAGATTGACCCTACAAAGATTGTGAAAAAGGATCGTCTCCGTCCGGGAAAGATGCTCCTTGTGGATACTGTTGCAGGAAAAATCATAGATGATGATGAGCTCAAGGAGAGATATGCAGACAAGCAGCCTTATGGTGAGTGGATTGACAGATACATGGTAAATCTTAAGGATTTAAAGATTCCTAACCAGAGAGTACCTGAGTATACAAAGGAAGAGCGCCAGAGAATGCAGAGAGCCTTCGGTTACACATATGAGTCACTCAAGGATTCAATCCTTCCGATGGCTAAAAATGGTGTTGAGGGCACAGCAGCAATGGGTACTGATACACCGCTTGCAGCTTTATCCGGTAACAGGGAGCCGTTATTCAACTATTTTAAGCAGCGCTTCGCACAGGTAACAAACCCGCCTATCGATTCAATCCGTGAGGAGGTTGTCACATCAACCACACTCTATATCGGTGAGGCCGGAAACGTGCTTGAGGAAAAGCCGGAAAACTGCCGTGTACTTAAGATTAACAATCCAATCCTTACAAACACCGACCTTATGAAGATTAAGAATTTAAAGGCCGATGGCTTTAAGGTAGAGGTTTTACCTATTATATATTACAAGAACACAAGTCTTGAGAAAGCTGTAGACAGACTTTATATAGAGGCTGACCGTGCATACAGGGACGGAGCCAACATTATTATCCTTTCAGACAGGGGTGTTGATGAGAACCACGTTGCAATTCCTTCACTGCTTGCAGTTGCTGCATTGCAGCAGTATCTTGTAAAGACAAAAAAGAGAACATCTCTTTCTCTCATTCTTGAGTCAGGAGAGCCGAGAGAGGTTCATCATTTTGCTACACTGCTTGGCTTTGGTGCAAGTGCAATCAACCCTTATCTGGCACAGGATACAGTTAAGCAGCTTGTTGACGAGCATATGCTTGACAAGGATTATTATGCAGCAATCGATGATTACAACCATGCAATCATCACAGGTATTGTAAAAATTGCAGCAAAGATGGGTATTTCAACCATCCAGTCATATCAGGGCTCAAAGATTTTTGAGGCAATCGGTATTGACAAGAGTGTTATTGATAAGTATTTCACAAATACAGTAAGCCGTATCGGTGGAATTACATTACAGGATATCGAGAACGATGTGAATGAGCTTCACTCTGCGGCCTACGATCCGCTCGGACTTGAGACAGATGTTACACTTGACAGCAAGGGAAGACACAAGATGAGAAGCGGAGCTGATGACCATCTGTACAATCCGGCTACAATCCATCTTCTCCAGCAGTCGACACAGCGCGGTGACTACAATCTGTTCAAGCAGTACACAGCACTTGTGGATGAGGAAGAGAAAAATACAAACATCCGTGGACTCATGGATTTCAACTATCCTAAGAAGGGGGTCAAGCTCGAGGAGGTTGAGAGCGTTGACTCAATTGTGACACGTTTCAAGACAGGTGCTATGTCATACGGATCTATTTCCAAGGAAGCACATGAGACACTTGCAATTGCCATGAACTATCTGCACGGAAAATCAAATACCGGCGAGGGTGGAGAGGACAAGGATCGTCTCACAATCGGAAAAGACGGAAAGAACCGCTGTTCAGCAATCAAGCAGGTTGCTTCAGGACGTTTTGGTGTCACAAGCAGATACTTAACAAGCGCACAGGAGATTCAGATTAAGATGGCACAGGGCGCTAAGCCGGGCGAGGGTGGACACTTACCTGGAAAGAAGGTTTATCCTTGGATTGCAAAGACAAGACTTTCAACACCGGGTGTTGCACTCATCTCTCCACCACCACACCACGATATTTATTCTATCGAGGATTTGGAGCAGCTTATATTCGACTTAAAGAATGCAAACAGAGATGCAAGAATCTCAGTCAAGCTCGTTTCTGAGGCCGGTGTAGGAACTGTTGCGGCAGGCGTTGCAAAGGCCGGAGCACAGGTAGTGCTTATCTCAGGCTACGACGGAGGAACAGGAGCCGCACCTAGCAGCTCAATCCACAATGCGGGACTTCCATGGGAGCTTGGACTTGCAGAGACACACCAGACTCTTCTTATGAATGGTCTTAGAAATAAAGTAAGAATTGAGACAGACGGTAAGCTGATGAGTGGCCGTGATGTGGCAATAGCAGCGTGTCTTGGAGCCGAGGAATTCGGTTTTGCGACAGCTCCGCTTGTAACAATGGGCTGCGTAATGATGAGAGTATGTAACTTGGATACATGTCCGGCAGGAATTGCTACACAAAACCCTGAGCTTCGTAAGCGCTTTGCAGGAAAGCCGGAGTACGTTGAGAACTTCATGCGTTTCATCGCTGAAGAGCTTCGTGAGTATATGGCAAAGCTTGGCGTAAAGACAGTGGATGAGCTCGTTGGACGTGGAGATCTCTTAAAGAAGCGTGATAATCTAAGCGAGAGACAGTCAAAGATTGACCTTGACTGCATACTTAATAATCCGTTTGACGGCAAAAAGCAGAGTGTTATATTCGATCCTAAGCAGGTATATGACTTTGAGCTTTCAAAGACAAAGGATATGACTGAGATCATGACACAGCTTAAGAGCGCACTTGAGAGCGGACAAAAGCGCGCGATTGAGATTGAGGTAACAAATACAAACAGATCTCTCGGAACAATATTTGGTTCTGAGATTACAAAGAAATATGACGATACGCTGGATGAAGACACTTTTGTTATCAAGTGTAACGGTGCAGGCGGACAGAGCTTTGGAGCATTTATCCCTAAGGGACTTACACTTGAGCTTGTCGGAGATTCAAATGATTACTTCGGAAAGGGTCTTTCAGGTGGAAAGCTCATCGTATATCCACCTGCAGGAGTCAAGTTTGAGAAGGATGATAATATCATCATCGGAAACGTAGCACTTTACGGAGCTACAAGCGGTAAGGCCTTCATAAACGGTGTTGCCGGTGAGCGTTTCTGCGTAAGAAATTCCGGTGCAACAGCAGTAGTTGAGGGTGTCGGCGATCATGGCTGTGAGTACATGACAGGTGGCCGCGTAGTTATCCTTGGAAAGACCGGAAAAAACTTTGCAGCAGGTATGAGCGGTGGAATAGCATATGTGCTTGATGAGGACAATGACCTTTACATGAGAACCAACAAGCAGATGGTATTTACTGAGGAGGTCTCAAACAAGTACGATGTATTAGAGCTTAAGGAAATGATAAAAGAGCATGTAACACTTACAAACTCAGAAAAGGGTAAGGAAATCCTTGATCATTTCAGTGAGTATCTTCCTAAGTTCAAGAAGGTTATTCCTTACGATTACAACCGTATGCAGATGGCTATTGTACAGATGGAAGAAAAGGGTCTTAACGCAGAGCAGGCACAGATTGAGGCATTTTATGCCAGCACAAGAGGCTAA
- a CDS encoding CPBP family intramembrane glutamic endopeptidase gives MNKNLKLRAIVWEIIVPIVLYYIVFLSAMYFIFAFIGHTASTYMIAQIISAAITIPFMYFASYKPTQQMFVKKPKIDRVLFINVLWVIVITLFISFALNNIITMSPLIGLSEGYARANESFYASTLVIELIGSAILSPIMEELVFRGIVFGNMRKIMNVPQAVFLSALLFGLIHFNIVQFVYAFLLGLVLAAFMYKSGHVYAAMIGHITANAFAVIRTETGILKWTVDGSVMAWVVSVMCLGVGAVIFYYYAKHTEGTV, from the coding sequence ATGAATAAGAATTTAAAATTAAGAGCGATAGTGTGGGAGATAATTGTCCCGATTGTGCTTTACTACATTGTTTTTCTGAGCGCAATGTACTTTATTTTTGCGTTCATCGGACACACAGCTTCGACATACATGATAGCGCAGATAATATCTGCGGCAATTACAATACCATTTATGTATTTTGCAAGCTATAAGCCGACACAGCAGATGTTTGTTAAAAAACCAAAGATAGACAGGGTACTTTTTATAAATGTGCTCTGGGTGATTGTGATTACACTTTTTATTTCATTTGCGCTCAATAATATCATCACAATGTCACCGCTTATCGGGCTCTCAGAAGGATATGCCAGGGCGAATGAGAGCTTTTATGCAAGCACTCTTGTAATTGAGCTGATTGGCTCGGCAATTCTTTCTCCGATTATGGAGGAGCTTGTTTTCAGAGGCATTGTATTTGGAAATATGCGCAAAATAATGAATGTGCCACAGGCGGTATTTTTGTCGGCGCTTTTGTTTGGGCTCATTCATTTTAATATAGTGCAGTTTGTCTATGCTTTTTTACTTGGCCTTGTGCTTGCAGCTTTCATGTATAAGTCAGGGCATGTGTATGCGGCTATGATTGGTCATATTACCGCAAATGCGTTTGCTGTTATAAGGACAGAGACCGGTATTTTGAAGTGGACTGTTGATGGCAGTGTAATGGCATGGGTGGTATCTGTCATGTGCCTTGGTGTTGGTGCTGTGATATTTTATTATTATGCGAAGCACACAGAAGGAACTGTTTAG
- a CDS encoding HAD hydrolase-like protein, with product MKAILFDLDGTLIDSSEGITKSAQYALSHFGIDEPDRNSLFFFIGPPLINTFMEHYGFTKERALEAVEKYRERYNKIGIFECSLFPGVKECIEALKAAGYRIGLASSKPEKSCERILEHFGILDMFDEVVGATFDGRIDTKEEVLNEVMRRWSDIPRDEMCLIGDTMFDIEGANRVDVPSIAVSFGFGDVNEMVSAGAKAVIDDLRQLLDVLSKLFD from the coding sequence ATGAAAGCAATATTATTTGATTTGGACGGAACGCTGATTGACTCATCAGAGGGCATCACAAAGTCGGCACAATATGCACTTTCACACTTTGGCATAGATGAGCCTGACAGAAACAGTCTGTTTTTCTTTATAGGACCGCCGCTCATAAACACATTTATGGAGCATTACGGATTTACTAAGGAGAGAGCACTTGAAGCGGTCGAAAAGTACAGAGAGCGCTATAACAAAATAGGTATATTTGAATGTTCGCTTTTTCCAGGAGTAAAGGAATGCATAGAGGCGCTTAAAGCAGCCGGCTATAGGATAGGACTTGCATCATCGAAGCCGGAAAAATCGTGTGAGCGTATTTTGGAGCATTTTGGAATACTGGATATGTTTGATGAGGTGGTCGGAGCTACGTTTGACGGCAGGATAGATACAAAGGAAGAAGTACTTAACGAGGTGATGCGCCGGTGGTCAGACATTCCAAGGGATGAGATGTGTTTAATCGGAGATACTATGTTTGATATCGAGGGAGCAAATCGTGTCGATGTGCCAAGCATAGCGGTAAGCTTTGGCTTCGGCGATGTTAACGAGATGGTGAGTGCAGGAGCGAAAGCTGTGATAGATGATTTAAGGCAGCTTCTGGATGTACTTTCCAAGCTTTTCGATTAG
- a CDS encoding AAA family ATPase has translation MSLLDKLRELGISENLIKEIEKFRSQYPVDKEYESRIPVPTQFYYGSDVWEQAITAVLCGENLLLVGEKATGKNLFAENLAGVFNRPRWDVSFHVNMDAASLIGTDTFSAGEVTFRPGPVYTAAKTGGFAVLDEINMAKSEAMAVLHATLDFRRTIDVPGYDRLSLHPATRFIATMNYGYAGTKELNEALVSRFAVIRMPMISKESLVKLIKEHYPTIREAGANELAEVFLELHTKCKNGEISSKALDLRGLIGSIGMMEKGLNIYAALDMGITNKSFDEYEQTLIRDTIRARISRKMSREQLFC, from the coding sequence ATGAGCTTGTTGGACAAATTAAGAGAGCTTGGCATTTCAGAAAATCTGATTAAGGAAATTGAAAAGTTTCGCTCGCAGTATCCGGTGGACAAGGAGTATGAGTCAAGAATCCCCGTGCCTACACAGTTTTATTACGGAAGCGATGTGTGGGAACAGGCTATAACAGCTGTTTTGTGTGGAGAAAATCTGCTTTTAGTAGGAGAAAAGGCCACAGGAAAGAATCTTTTCGCAGAGAATCTGGCAGGTGTATTTAACAGACCACGCTGGGATGTGTCATTTCACGTAAATATGGATGCAGCATCACTTATCGGAACGGATACGTTTAGCGCCGGAGAAGTAACTTTCAGACCGGGACCTGTGTATACAGCGGCAAAAACCGGCGGCTTTGCGGTGCTTGATGAGATAAATATGGCAAAAAGTGAGGCTATGGCAGTGCTTCATGCCACACTTGATTTCAGACGTACAATAGATGTGCCGGGCTATGACAGACTGTCGCTTCATCCGGCAACAAGATTTATTGCCACGATGAATTACGGCTATGCAGGCACAAAGGAGCTAAATGAGGCTCTTGTATCACGTTTTGCGGTAATCCGGATGCCTATGATTTCAAAAGAGAGCCTTGTGAAGCTCATAAAGGAACATTATCCTACAATACGTGAAGCGGGAGCAAATGAGCTTGCGGAGGTATTTCTTGAACTGCATACCAAGTGTAAAAATGGCGAAATATCATCAAAGGCACTTGATCTGCGTGGTCTCATCGGTTCAATTGGTATGATGGAAAAGGGCTTAAATATATATGCAGCTCTGGATATGGGTATAACAAACAAGAGCTTTGATGAATATGAGCAGACGCTTATCCGTGATACAATCCGTGCAAGAATCTCAAGGAAGATGAGCAGAGAGCAGCTGTTTTGTTGA
- a CDS encoding DNA gyrase/topoisomerase IV subunit A: MDRNIDNNVDNNIIQTEYSELMQKSYIDYAMSVIIARALPDVRDGLKPVQRRTLYDMHELGIRYDKPYRKSARIVGDTMGKYHPHGDSSIYDAMVVLAQDFKKGMPLIDGHGNFGSIEGDGAAAMRYTEARLQKITQEAYLADLDKNVVDFIPNYDETEKEPEVLPVKVPNLLINGAEGIAVGMATSIPPHNFGEVVDGVIAYMKNPDITTAEMMQYIKGPDFPTGGIVANQDDLAAIYETGQGKIKIRGRIEIEKGKAGKDKLVITEIPYTMIGANIGKFLNDVYSLVESKATTDIVDITNQSSKEGIRIVLELKKGADVEALKNLLYKKTKLEDTFGVNMLAVANGRPETLGLVPIIRHHVNFQYEIAKRKYETLLAKEQEKEEIQQGLIKACNVIDLIIEILRGSRDQKMAKACLINGETEGIKFKSKASEAMAAQLCFTERQAAAILEMRLYKLIGLEIEALIKEHEETRAKIAEYSDILEHRSSMAKVIMKELKAFRKEYARDRRTELDNLEEAVVVKKELEVSDVVLLMDRFGYVKTVDTSTYDRNKDTADAENKLILKVKNIDKLCIFTNNGNMHLVKVLDLPYGKFRDKGTPIDNVSNYDSSKEDIVFIAPLMDVEKHKLIFGTKSAMIKLVDGAEFVVTRKTSQATKLMDDDELLFVDMLSENATMVMRSKKEMFLRIDCGTIPEKKKAAVGVRGMRLDREDELTDIYLLNDQDEKEVEVKGKQVALHRLHIANRDTKGVKK, encoded by the coding sequence ATGGATAGAAATATAGATAACAATGTAGACAACAATATAATTCAGACCGAATATTCGGAGCTGATGCAGAAATCATATATTGACTATGCGATGAGTGTCATTATAGCAAGAGCCCTGCCGGATGTGCGCGATGGGCTTAAGCCTGTACAAAGGCGTACACTTTATGATATGCATGAGCTGGGCATCAGGTACGACAAGCCATATAGAAAGAGTGCGCGTATAGTCGGTGATACAATGGGTAAATATCATCCACACGGCGATTCATCAATCTATGATGCGATGGTTGTTTTGGCACAGGACTTCAAAAAGGGCATGCCGCTTATCGATGGACACGGTAATTTTGGCTCAATCGAGGGAGACGGAGCCGCTGCCATGCGTTATACTGAGGCAAGACTTCAAAAAATCACACAGGAAGCATATCTTGCTGATCTTGACAAAAATGTGGTTGATTTCATTCCAAACTACGACGAGACAGAAAAAGAGCCAGAGGTGCTTCCGGTCAAGGTGCCGAACCTTTTGATAAATGGAGCTGAGGGTATAGCAGTCGGCATGGCGACAAGCATTCCGCCACACAATTTTGGCGAGGTGGTGGACGGTGTGATTGCTTATATGAAAAATCCTGATATCACCACAGCCGAGATGATGCAGTATATAAAGGGGCCTGATTTTCCGACAGGAGGCATTGTTGCAAATCAGGATGATCTTGCAGCAATATATGAGACCGGACAGGGAAAGATAAAAATCCGTGGAAGAATCGAAATAGAGAAGGGGAAGGCAGGAAAGGACAAGCTTGTCATTACGGAAATCCCATATACAATGATTGGTGCCAATATAGGAAAATTCTTAAATGATGTCTATTCACTTGTCGAGTCAAAAGCGACAACGGATATTGTGGACATAACCAACCAATCATCGAAAGAGGGAATAAGAATTGTCTTAGAGCTTAAAAAAGGTGCTGATGTTGAGGCACTTAAGAACCTTTTGTATAAAAAGACAAAGCTGGAGGACACTTTCGGTGTAAATATGCTGGCCGTCGCAAATGGAAGACCTGAGACGCTTGGTCTTGTACCAATAATAAGGCACCATGTCAATTTCCAGTATGAGATTGCAAAAAGAAAGTATGAGACACTTCTTGCAAAGGAGCAGGAGAAAGAAGAAATACAGCAGGGACTCATAAAGGCCTGCAACGTGATAGATCTGATTATTGAAATATTAAGAGGAAGCCGTGACCAGAAAATGGCAAAGGCATGTCTCATAAACGGAGAGACAGAGGGAATTAAATTCAAGTCAAAGGCTTCAGAGGCCATGGCAGCCCAGCTTTGCTTTACTGAGCGTCAGGCAGCTGCTATCCTTGAAATGCGTCTGTACAAGCTGATTGGACTCGAAATTGAGGCTCTGATTAAGGAACACGAGGAGACCAGGGCAAAGATTGCAGAGTACAGCGATATTTTAGAGCATCGCTCGTCCATGGCAAAGGTCATTATGAAGGAGCTTAAAGCGTTCCGCAAGGAATATGCAAGGGACAGACGCACAGAGCTTGATAATCTCGAGGAAGCAGTTGTAGTCAAAAAAGAGCTTGAGGTATCGGATGTAGTGCTGCTTATGGACCGCTTCGGCTATGTGAAGACAGTAGATACTTCAACCTATGATAGAAACAAAGATACAGCTGACGCAGAGAACAAGCTGATATTAAAGGTCAAAAATATAGATAAGCTGTGCATTTTCACAAACAACGGAAACATGCATCTTGTCAAGGTATTAGACCTGCCTTACGGCAAATTCCGTGACAAGGGCACACCTATTGACAATGTAAGCAACTATGACAGCAGTAAGGAGGATATAGTATTTATAGCACCTCTTATGGATGTTGAAAAGCACAAGCTTATATTTGGAACGAAGTCAGCCATGATAAAGCTCGTGGATGGTGCTGAATTTGTGGTGACACGAAAGACCTCGCAGGCCACAAAGCTCATGGATGATGATGAGCTGTTGTTTGTTGACATGCTTTCAGAGAATGCTACAATGGTAATGCGTTCAAAGAAGGAGATGTTCCTTCGAATCGACTGTGGCACTATTCCTGAAAAGAAAAAGGCAGCAGTAGGTGTCAGGGGAATGAGGCTTGACAGAGAGGATGAGCTTACTGACATTTATCTGCTTAATGACCAGGATGAAAAAGAGGTCGAGGTAAAGGGTAAGCAGGTGGCGCTTCACAGGCTGCACATTGCAAACCGTGACACTAAGGGCGTGAAGAAATAA